From the genome of Torulaspora globosa chromosome 2, complete sequence, one region includes:
- the MCD4 gene encoding mannose-ethanolamine phosphotransferase MCD4 (ancestral locus Anc_1.184) yields MWGKHRITFIAVGVFFHLFYLWSIFDIYFVSPLVHGMNQYRSTEKPPAKRLFLIVGDGLRADTTFDMITHPTTGKTEYLAPYIRSLVLNNGTYGISHTRMPTESRPGHVAMIAGFYEDVSAVTKGWKENPVDFDSFFNQSTHTYSFGSPDILPMFKEGASDPNRVDTWTYGHEFEDFTQSSIELDAYVFRHLDQLFRNSTRNLTLDAEIRQEGNVFFLHLLGCDTAGHSYRPYSAEYYDNVKYIDDQVALLSDKVRNFFGDDDTAFIFTADHGMSAFGSHGDGHPNNTRTPLVAWGAGLNKPVLNEVPVFDNYTFTWGLENVQRHDVKQADIASLMSYLIGVNYPANSVGELPLAYISGQEVDKLHALYNNARSILEQYIVKEKEVIESQFTYKEYHKFARRPYQKYLSQIELLIEKIASGEAELTAEAITITEDLIKTTLEGLHYLTTYNWRFIRTIVTFGFAGWITYAFVIFLKFYILENASNYQTSSCNLFVFGTLGCCLNWVLYYQRSPFNFYMYLLFPLYLWSQIFTNLSILRDGTQEFLKGISFTRRIVVAAAIFAVYEGIVYGFFHRWIFTVILNVLAFYPIFCGISASYTLMGWIITSILLSTFTLYDAVKTESLTQINSAGLLMVLTSAYGLKKVSKDIGRYTSAVLWAQVTLIPTMLLVTQKSVTSLQNRQGLPHDSQLAGWLIMGMSLVVFPSLHYLRPNSNYKVRLLAIYLTFAPAFIILTISFEALFYVIFTCYIVQWIEIESQIKQLKSHDNYQQLLRVALVGFFLLQVAFFGTGNVASISSFSLDSVYRLLPIFDPFSMGALLMLKLIVPYVLLSIGLGVLNLKLDIKDYTISALIISSSDILSLNFFYLLKTEGSWLDIGITISNYCLAILSSLFMLILEVIGHILLKNVTITRPVSTTKKQS; encoded by the coding sequence ATGTGGGGCAAACACAGAATAACATTCATTGCGGTTGGTGTtttctttcatcttttctaTCTATGGTCCATATTTGACATCTACTTTGTTTCGCCATTAGTGCATGGCATGAATCAATATAGAAGCACTGAAAAGCCTCCTGCAAAAAGGCTTTTCCTCATTGTGGGCGATGGACTTCGTGCTGATACGACTTTCGATATGATCACACATCCGACGACAGGTAAAACTGAGTATCTGGCTCCATATATAAGATCATTGGTTTTGAATAATGGAACCTACGGTATCTCACATACACGAATGCCCACCGAGTCTCGTCCAGGACACGTTGCTATGATTGCTGGTTTTTACGAAGATGTCAGTGCTGTTACCAAGGGCTGGAAGGAAAATCCTGTGGATTTTGACAGTTTCTTTAATCAATCAACACACACATATTCCTTCGGCTCACCAGATATCCTGCCGATGTTCAAGGAGGGCGCTTCGGATCCTAACAGAGTGGATACTTGGACTTATGGTCATgagtttgaagatttcaCGCAATCATCTATCGAGCTGGACGCGTATGTTTTCAGGCATCTAGACCAGCTCTTTCGGAACTCAACCAGAAATTTGACCTTGGATGCTGAGATTAGACAAGAAGGGAAtgttttctttcttcacTTGCTGGGTTGCGACACCGCTGGTCATTCCTACCGACCTTACTCCGCAGAATACTACGATAATGTGAAATACATCGATGACCAGGTAGCTCTATTGAGTGATAAAGTTAGAAATTTCTTTGGAGACGACGACACAGCGTTTATCTTTACGGCCGACCACGGTATGAGTGCGTTCGGCTCACATGGAGATGGCCATCCAAACAATACTAGAACACCTCTGGTCGCATGGGGTGCAGGCTTGAATAAGCCGGTACTGAACGAAGTTCCTGTTTTTGATAACTACACTTTTACCTGGGGCCTTGAGAATGTTCAGCGCCACGACGTCAAGCAGGCAGATATCGCTTCGCTGATGTCTTACCTGATCGGCGTGAATTATCCAGCAAATTCTGTCGGCGAACTGCCGCTAGCCTATATTTCTGGCCAGGAGGTTGACAAATTACATGCCCTCTACAACAACGCCCGCAGTATTCTCGAGCAGTATATTgtcaaggaaaaggaagTTATCGAATCACAATTTACCTACAAAGAATATCATAAATTTGCTCGTCGGCCGTATCAAAAATATCTATCCCAAATTGAATTATTGATTGAAAAAATAGCGAGTGGTGAGGCTGAATTGACAGCAGAAGCGATCACCATCACTGAAGACCTCATAAAAACGACCTTGGAGGGACTGCATTACTTGACCACTTACAACTGGAGGTTTATTAGAACAATTGTCACGTTCGGATTTGCTGGCTGGATCACGTATGCCTTCGTCATCTTTCTGAAGTTTTATATATTGGAAAATGCGTCGAATTATCAAACATCTTCATGCAACCTCTTTGTTTTCGGTACATTAGGTTGTTGTCTGAATTGGGTACTCTACTACCAAAGGTCGCCTTTCAACTTTTATATGTACCTACTGTTCCCGCTATACTTATGGAGTCAAATTTTCACCAATCTCAGCATTTTACGTGATGGCACACAGGAGTTCTTGAAAGGCATTTCCTTCACGCGAAGAATCGTTGTAGCCGCAGCTATATTTGCTGTTTATGAAGGTATTGTTTATGGATTTTTCCACAGATGGATTTTCACAGTGATCCTTAACGTGTTGGCATTTTATCCTATCTTCTGCGGTATCTCCGCAAGTTACACGCTAATGGGATGGATAATCACGAGCATTCTCTTGTCCACTTTCACACTGTACGATGCTGTCAAGACCGAGAGTCTCACCCAGATCAACTCTGCTGGCCTGTTAATGGTCTTGACTTCGGCTTATGGGCTGAAGAAAGTCTCCAAAGATATCGGCCGTTACACCTCAGCTGTATTGTGGGCTCAGGTTACTCTAATACCCACAATGCTTTTGGTAACCCAAAAATCTGTCACTTCGCTGCAGAACAGACAAGGCTTACCGCACGACTCCCAGTTGGCAGGATGGCTGATCATGGGAATGTCACTTGTGGTTTTCCCTTCACTACATTACTTAAGACCGAACAGCAATTACAAGGTCAGACTTCTAGCGATCTATCTGACTTTTGCACCCGccttcatcatcctcaccATCTCCTTTGAGGCCCTTTTCTACGTTATCTTCACTTGCTACATTGTTCAATGGATTGAGATCGAATCTCAAATCAAACAACTCAAATCGCATGATAACTACCAACAGCTGTTGAGAGTGGCATTAGTCGGCTTCTTTCTGTTGCAGGTCGCCTTCTTCGGCACAGGAAATGTTGCTTCTATCTCATCGTTCTCACTAGACTCAGTTTATCGTCTCCTCCCCATTTTTGATCCTTTTTCCATGGGTGCTCTGCTGATGCTGAAACTAATTGTCCCCTACGTACTGCTATCAATCGGCCTAGGCGTTTTGAATTTGAAATTGGACATCAAGGACTACACTATTTCTGCATTGatcatttcatcaagcgATATACTGTCACTGAACTTCTTTTATCTCCTCAAGACCGAAGGCTCTTGGCTAGATATAGGCATCACCATATCCAATTACTGTCTCGCCATTTTATCATCTCTTTTCATGTTGATACTAGAGGTCATTGGGCATATACTGCTAAAGAACGTCACAATTACACGACCAGTCAGTACCACCAAAAAGCAAAGCTAG
- a CDS encoding uncharacterized protein (ancestral locus Anc_1.189), whose translation MQLKNVALVSAACLASNVCADGYTPGQEWSTLTPTATYKCGITEYASSFGLAVQTISSSMAKRDAVSQIGDGQLQATTTGVSQIGDGQLQATTTAAPQATGSQSQQSLSEATTTLSPSSAAASNSACATQPVTLDSSSCKNSGTLTVQLKGGVLTDGKGRIGSIVANRQFQFDGPPPQAGAIYAAGWSITPGGNLALGENDVFYQCLSGNFYNLYDQSIGEQCHPIHLELVNLVDC comes from the coding sequence atgcaattgaagaacGTTGCTTTGGTATCAGCCGCTTGTTTGGCTTCCAACGTGTGTGCAGACGGTTACACTCCAGGTCAGGAATGGTCCACTTTGACCCCAACAGCCACGTACAAATGTGGTATCACAGAGTATGCTTCATCTTTCGGTCTCGCAGTGCAGACTATCAGCTCCTCCATGGCTAAAAGAGATGCAGTTTCTCAAATCGGTGATGGTCAGCTACAAGCAACCACTACCGGCGTTTCGCAAATTGGCGATGGTCAGCTACAAGCAACTACCACCGCTGCTCCACAGGCTACCGGTAGTCAAAGCCAACAGTCTCTAAGTGAGGCCACCACAACTCTGTCCCCAAGTTCCGCTGCAGCCTCCAACAGCGCCTGTGCCACTCAGCCTGTCACTTTGGATTCCTCGTCGTGTAAGAATTCTGGTACTTTGACCGTTCAGCTGAAGGGCGGTGTCTTGACCGACGGTAAGGGTAGAATCGGCTCCATTGTTGCAAACAGACAATTCCAGTTCGATGGTCCACCACCACAAGCTGGTGCTATCTACGCCGCGGGCTGGTCCATCACCCCAGGTGGCAATTTGGCATTGGGTGAAAATGACGTCTTCTACCAATGTTTGTCTGGTAACTTCTACAACTTGTACGATCAGTCCATAGGTGAGCAATGTCACCCAATCCATTTAGAATTGGTGAACCTCGTTGACTGTTAG
- a CDS encoding uncharacterized protein (ancestral locus Anc_1.187): protein MQYKKTLAATTLATAVIGSYVPSEPWSTLTPSATYSNGITDYSANFGIAVKPFATSSIAKRDAVSQIGDGQIQATTATSAAAVSQIGDGQIQATTAPAVSQIGDGQIQATTAPAVSQIGDGQIQATTAPAVSQIGDGQIQATGTTTLAPISQIGDGQVQATTTGAASQISDGQVQATTSASINYNKGNSSDPVKLKSCKNDGTLQMTLKGGILTDGKGRIGSIVSNRQFQFDGPPPQAGAIYAAGWSITPAGNLAIGDEDTFYQCLSGNFYNLYDQSLGEQCHPVHLEVIDLVNC from the coding sequence ATGCAGTACAAGAAGACTCTAGCCGCCACTACTCTAGCTACTGCAGTGATTGGTTCTTATGTTCCAAGCGAGCCATGGTCTACCTTGACCCCATCTGCCACCTATTCCAATGGTATCACTGATTACAGCGCGAACTTTGGGATCGCTGTGAAGCCGTTCGCAACTTCTAGCATCGCCAAGAGGGACGCCGTCTCTCAGATCGGCGATGGTCAGATTCAAGCTACTACTGCTACTAGCGCCGCCGCCGTCTCCCAAATCGGCGATGGTCAGATCCAAGCTACCACTGCCCCAGCCGTCTCTCAGATCGGTGACGGTCAGATCCAAGCTACCACTGCCCCAGCCGTCTCTCAGATCGGTGACGGTCAGATCCAAGCTACTACTGCCCCAGCTGTCTCTCAAATTGGCGATGGCCAAATTCAAGCTACAGGAACCACTACTCTAGctccaatttctcaaaTCGGTGACGGCCAAGTTCAGGCCACTACCACAGGTGCCGCCTCTCAGATCAGCGACGGTCAAGTGCAAGCCACTACTTCTGCTTCGATAAATTACAACAAAGGCAACAGCAGCGATCCAGTCAAGCTGAAATCATGCAAGAACGACGGTACCTTGCAAATGACTCTAAAGGGCGGTATCTTGACTGACGGTAAGGGTAGAATCGGCTCCATCGTTTCAAACAGACAATTCCAGTTCGACGGTCCACCACCACAAGCTGGTGCTATCTACGCCGCCGGCTGGTCCATCACCCCCGCTGGAAACCTGGCTATCGGTGACGAAGACACCTTCTACCAATGTTTGTCCGGTAACTTCTACAACTTGTACGACCAAAGTCTAGGCGAGCAATGTCATCCAGTACACCTAGAGGTCATTGATCTGGTCAACTGTTAA
- a CDS encoding cAMP-dependent protein kinase (ancestral locus Anc_1.182) produces the protein MYVDPQRNNRVRNLSLPTVQKREEIMSGHESGNSKCSGEQQHEHLTLKKLTEQIREAEKNREAHNKEHSEAGTEGVLQKKAADPIMRGRPTSGKYCLNDFQILRTLGTGSFGRVHLVRSNHNGRFYALKVLKKRTIVKLKQVEHTNDERRMLSIVSHPFLIRMWGTFQDSEQVFMVMDYIEGGELFSLLRKSQRFPNPVAKFYAAEVCLALEYLHANDIIYRDLKPENILLDRNGHIKITDFGFAKYVPDVTYTLCGTPDYIAPEVISTKPYNKSVDWWSFGIYIYEMLAGYTPFYDANAMKTYENILNAELKFPPFFNHDAQDLLSKLIERDLSKRLGNLQNGSADVKNHPWFSEVVWEKLLSRNIETPYEPPIQQGQGDTSQFDRYPEEEINYGVQGEDPYCDLFKEF, from the coding sequence ATGTATGTGGATCCTCAAAGGAACAACAGAGTTCGGAATTTGAGTCTCCCAACCGTGCAAAAGAGAGAGGAGATCATGAGTGGACACGAGAGTGGGAACAGCAAGTGTAGCGGCGAGCAGCAGCACGAACATCTtacgttgaagaagctgacTGAACAAATACGAGAGGCAGAGAAAAACAGGGAGGCACATAATAAGGAGCATTCGGAGGCTGGGACGGAGGGGgtgctgcagaagaaagctgcGGATCCAATTATGCGTGGGAGGCCCACTTCGGGGAAATACTGCTTGAACGACTTCCAAATATTGCGAACTTTAGGGACAGGCTCCTTCGGCAGGGTTCATCTGGTGCGTTCTAATCACAACGGCCGTTTCTATGCTTTGAAAGTACTGAAGAAACGCACTATCGTGAAACTGAAGCAGGTGGAACACACGAACGACGAGCGGAGAATGCTTTCTATTGTATCTCACCCGTTTCTGATCCGTATGTGGGGAACGTTCCAGGACTCGGAGCAAGTGTTCATGGTAATGGACTATATCGAGGGCGGAGAGCTTTTTTCTCTGTTGCGTAAGAGCCAAAGGTTTCCGAACCCGGTAGCGAAGTTCTATGCGGCGGAAGTGTGCCTGGCTCTGGAGTACTTGCATGCCAACGATATCATATATCGAGATTTGAAACCGGAGAATATATTGCTTGACAGAAACGGCCACATTAAGATTACCGATTTTGGATTCGCAAAATATGTGCCGGACGTCACATACACCTTGTGCGGCACGCCGGACTACATCGCCCCGGAAGTAATAAGCACGAAGCCTTACAACAAGTCAGTAGATTGGTGGAGTTTTGGGATATACATATATGAGATGCTGGCGGGATACACGCCCTTCTACGATGCTAATGCCATGAAGACTTACGAAAACATCTTAAACGCCGAACTAAAGTTCCCGCCGTTCTTCAACCACGACGCTCAAGACCTGCTTTCCAAGTTGATAGAGAGGGACCTGAGTAAGAGACTGGGAAACCTACAGAACGGGTCCGCCGACGTCAAGAACCACCCGTGGTTCAGTGAAGTCGTATGGGAGAAATTGTTGTCCAGAAACATAGAGACGCCCTACGAGCCACCAATTCAACAGGGACAGGGTGACACCTCGCAGTTTGACAGGTATCCtgaggaggaaatcaaCTACGGAGTGCAGGGTGAAGATCCGTATTGCGACctcttcaaggagtttTAG
- a CDS encoding uncharacterized protein (ancestral locus Anc_1.183), whose amino-acid sequence MVKEGSPLLSASDTATRSSRMDDQNGSREIVDEGFEYVAEQTGLAFFESLMTDEPQAGETEEMRWLREVRLRHKHMNWFQRPSLAILCSLVMLVCLGETLCITPMIGLTMKKVCEGIAMHHGESGKSADDVQCDPQEVQSVMSVISSFTMILTGLACTFTSGTWGEFSDRAGRVRIFGYMALVRVIGNSLHFWALLPSTPYHKWLIILAGSVSSLSGGMLALLANANSYISDIVEADHRALSMSIMMSAVYATMGLGPMLGSVLVKNFGGGDRLPIYLSIAIGLLAAILCFTSVREPRHEEALKLSQATFVERRDSISSIRSDTTRISARLATYGRYHLLRLLDVFSSVKTLWLNPTADGSVVPRYTVLMLVALDIFFLSMTAAAMPALVLFATYQYGWRSVELGYFISISGLGRAAVLLVISPCLLHVLRRFYKPLNHSIDRIDVTCIKISLVLLTCSVAAVLVGKEHEAALFTCAVLQALSAFCSPTIQSAIIKYCSKKFTGRCFGAMALIRSSVMLIVPPILLRIYGTTVSFKPELFLYIPLTCGICAIILSNFLHIIDDATAVPK is encoded by the coding sequence ATGGTAAAGGAAGGCTCTCCGCTGCTTTCGGCATCGGATACTGCTACAAGATCGTCGAGGATGGACGATCAGAATGGGTCCAGAGAGATCGTCGATGAAGGGTTCGAATACGTAGCTGAGCAAACTGGTTTAGCCTTCTTTGAGAGCTTGATGACCGATGAACCTCAAGCTGGcgaaactgaagaaatGCGGTGGCTCAGAGAGGTTCGACTAAGGCACAAACACATGAATTGGTTTCAAAGACCCAGTTTGGCTATACTGTGCTCTCTCGTAATGTTGGTTTGTCTCGGGGAAACGCTATGTATCACTCCTATGATTGGGTTGACTATGAAAAAAGTGTGTGAGGGCATTGCGATGCATCATGGCGAGTCCGGCAAGTCTGCGGATGATGTGCAGTGCGATCCCCAGGAAGTTCAGAGCGTCATGTCCGtaatttcatcattcaCCATGATTCTGACGGGACTGGCATGCACCTTCACATCAGGTACGTGGGGGGAGTTCTCAGATCGAGCCGGGAGGGTTCGTATTTTTGGGTATATGGCGCTAGTTAGGGTGATCGGCAATTCTCTACATTTCTGGGCGCTACTGCCGTCAACTCCCTACCACAAGTGGCTGATAATACTGGCTGGATCAGTATCATCTCTAAGCGGCGGCATGCTTGCGTTGCTCGCCAACGCCAACAGCTACATTTCAGACATTGTTGAAGCTGATCACCGTGCTCTGTCGATGAGCATCATGATGAGCGCTGTTTACGCCACCATGGGACTGGGGCCCATGTTGGGATCAGTGctggtgaagaattttggTGGGGGAGACCGCTTGCCAATCTACCTGTCGATAGCAATCGGTTTGTTGGCAGCCATTCTATGCTTCACCTCCGTGAGGGAGCCGCGCCATGAGGAAGCCCTGAAGCTTTCGCAGGCGACTTTCGTCGAAAGAAGAGACAGTATATCTAGCATTCGATCGGACACCACTCGCATATCCGCAAGGCTGGCAACCTACGGTAGATACCACTTGCTGCGACTGCTCGATGTGTTCTCCTCCGTCAAGACACTGTGGTTAAACCCAACGGCCGATGGCTCAGTTGTGCCGAGATACACCGTCCTAATGCTGGTTGCCCTGGACATCTTCTTTCTGAGTATGACCGCGGCCGCGATGCCAGCTCTAGTACTATTTGCCACATACCAATACGGCTGGCGATCAGTGGAGCTCGGCTACTTCATCTCGATCTCCGGTCTCGGGAGAGCAGCTGTGCTGCTCGTGATATCGCCGTGTCTGCTACATGTGCTGAGAAGGTTTTACAAGCCTTTGAATCACTCAATCGACCGCATAGACGTGACCTGCATCAAGATATCGTTGGTTTTGCTCACCTGTAGCGTCGCGGCCGTGCTGGTTGGCAAAGAACATGAAGCCGCACTCTTCACATGTGCCGTCCTGCAAGCCCTCAGCGCCTTCTGTTCGCCAACCATACAGTCCGCAATCATCAAGTACTGTTCCAAGAAATTCACTGGCCGATGCTTTGGTGCTATGGCACTAATCAGATCAAGCGTGATGCTCATAGTCCCGCCAATCCTGTTACGAATTTATGGCACCACAGTTTCATTCAAACCAGAACTTTTCCTCTACATTCCACTGACATGTGGGATCTGCGCCATAATACTGTCAAACTTCCTGCATATAATTGATGATGCAACTGCGGTGCCTAAATAA
- the FMP33 gene encoding Fmp33p (ancestral locus Anc_1.186), protein MRPSLFRLQSVGINGAKSTSGMGKGIPSQKVPFYASKKNVAINCVITFLYGYGLYAFYKDYQTAKRFAVRKLSKPDPDVSPYYLERVEDIHNAPNRLFHSEHEDKEVERSTMRRVIHSLTYGDVSQCAVAWGFLIQLCNTTHAVYGTKSMLFRTSLLSVVGFPPLLYYLYRMRLFNLEKKGVIIN, encoded by the coding sequence ATGAGACCTAGCTTATTTAGATTGCAGAGTGTCGGAATCAACGGTGCTAAATCTACTTCTGGGATGGGAAAGGGCATCCCATCGCAAAAAGTACCTTTTTAtgcttcaaagaaaaatgtTGCCATTAACTGCGTAATAACGTTCTTGTACGGGTACGGGCTCTATGCTTTTTACAAAGATTATCAAACGGCGAAAAGATTTGCTGTCCGGAAGCTGTCGAAACCTGATCCGGATGTTTCTCCGTACTACTTGGAGAGAGTGGAAGATATCCACAACGCACCAAATCGTTTATTCCATTCCGAGCATGAAGATAAGGAAGTGGAACGGTCAACTATGAGAAGAGTCATACATTCTTTGACCTACGGTGACGTTTCACAGTGTGCGGTTGCTTGGGGATTTTTGATTCAGTTATGTAATACAACGCATGCTGTTTACGGCACAAAGTCAATGCTTTTCAGGACCAGTTTGCTAAGCGTCGTGGGCTTCCCGCCGCTGTTATACTATCTCTATAGGATGCGGTTGTTCAACCTTGAGAAAAAAGGCGTCATTATCAACTAG
- a CDS encoding uncharacterized protein (ancestral locus Anc_1.188), producing MQYKKTLATAALASGALAAYVPSEPWSTLTPSATYSNGITDYSASFGIAVKPFATSSIAKRDAVSQIGDGQIQATTATTAAAVSQIGDGQIQATTAPAVSQIGDGQIQATTAAAVSQIGDGQIQATTATTTAAAVSQIGDGQIQATTAPAVSQIGDGQIQATTAAAVSQIGDGQIQATTATTAAAVSQIGDGQIQATTATTNAVSQIGDGQIQATTATTNAASQIGDGQVQATTTTSGASQVSDGQVQATGSSSSSSNAVKAVSCKNDGTLQMTLKGGILTDGKGRIGSIVANRQFQFDGPPPQAGAIYAAGWSITPAGNLAIGDEDTFYQCLSGNFYNLYDQSLGEQCHPVHLEVINLVDC from the coding sequence ATGcaatacaagaaaactTTAGCAACTGCTGCTTTGGCCTCTGGTGCCTTGGCTGCTTATGTTCCTAGCGAGCCATGGTCTACTTTGACCCCGTCTGCCACCTACTCCAACGGTATCACTGATTACAGCGCGAGCTTTGGAATCGCTGTGAAGCCGTTCGCAACTTCTAGCATCGCCAAGAGGGACGCCGTCTCTCAGATCGGTGACGGTCAGATTCAAGCTACTACTGCTACTACCGCCGCTGCCGTCTCCCAAATCGGCGATGGTCAAATCCAGGCTACCACTGCCCCAGCTGTATCTCAGATCGGTGACGGTCAGATCCAAGCTACCACTGCCGCTGCCGTCTCGCAAATTGGCGATGGTCAAATCCAGGCTACTACTGCTACTACTACCGCCGCTGCCGTCTCCCAAATCGGTGACGGTCAAATTCAAGCTACTACTGCCCCAGCCGTCTCTCAAATTGGCGATGGCCAAATCCAGGCCACTACCGCTGCAGCTGTCTCTCAAATTGGTGACGGTCAAATTCAAGCTACCACCGCTACTACTGCTGCAGCAGTCTCTCAAATCGGCGATGGCCAGATCCAGGCTACTACTGCCACCACCAACGCTGTCTCCCAAATCGGTGACGGTCAAATTCAAGCTACTACCGCTACTACCAATGCTGCATCTCAGATTGGCGATGGTCAAGTCCAAGCTACCACCACTACCAGCGGCGCTTCTCAGGTGAGCGACGGTCAAGTCCAAGCCACTggttcttcaagcagcagctccaACGCTGTCAAGGCTGTCTCTTGCAAGAACGATGGCACCTTACAAATGACTCTAAAGGGCGGTATCTTGACTGACGGCAAGGGTAGAATCGGTTCCATCGTTGCAAACAGACAATTCCAGTTCGATGGTCCACCACCACAAGCTGGTGCTATCTACGCCGCCGGCTGGTCCATCACCCCAGCTGGAAACTTGGCTATCGGTGACGAAGACACCTTCTACCAATGTTTGTCCGGTAACTTCTACAACTTGTACGACCAAAGTCTAGGCGAGCAATGTCATCCAGTCCACCTAGAGGTCATCAATCTAGTCGACTGTTAA
- the JJJ2 gene encoding Jjj2p (ancestral locus Anc_1.185), translating to MSSSPDILLDLTTHYSILGLSSDATESDIHKSYMKLARLLHPDKSKSDASAEQFKLISHAHYVLMDKEQRSKYDKTLHTKGLWGYLPKGNFYRHARAAQKDGKHAKQAQKTQQAANHRQPYEQQPYGFGTENSRTAHPHPKVPIFQSFNLKNYQRKQRSAQERTPDEPNAPASFKMFTHRTSHEAPEDIVVNEPKDASSRSTEKAVDQGRTRSYAGEAEFTGNSNEDSRKKEEREEGEEELEVENLRWKMHKADTSYTSDGAPDSPFSDNQHRHYARKKHEATLRGRRSASPVKSIPTTDTPGMSESWSGLKNILNNFPSKEANIQHNNQKHAKEEKELLTSLRSSSLKARKGYGGNIGLEDLSSSLPPNDDFFDMHQVSDILDDVHTVKRTKRASFATESSDIEMKSPPKSQISRLQVKNSAYSSHTSRTLHMPVNEPLPKIYKKDIIAMDQYKINSQVAQLELPQMPIFQCNLLDSNEVEHCKRSVIEFNARCNALKQNLLAIMHDRLNADQALDERLVKIENAANWVSCKDFDFEVVNKLSELQNRQRIVAQSFLSLLKSLYATGH from the coding sequence ATGTCCTCAAGTCCCGACATTTTACTAGACCTTACGACGCATTATTCCATACTTGGCCTTTCTTCCGATGCCACCGAGAGTGATATACACAAGTCTTACATGAAGCTGGCTCGTCTTCTGCATCCCGATAAATCAAAATCCGATGCCAGCGCAGAACAATTCAAACTGATAAGTCATGCCCATTATGTTCTGATGGATAAAGAACAGAGAAGCAAGTATGACAAGACGCTACATACCAAGGGTCTATGGGGCTACCTGCCCAAGGGGAATTTCTACAGACACGCCAGAGCTGCGCAAAAGGATGGCAAACATGCCAAACAGGCACAAAAGACGCAGCAGGCTGCGAATCATCGCCAGCCCTATGAGCAGCAACCATACGGCTTCGGTACGGAAAACTCAAGGACAGCTCATCCTCACCCCAAAGTTCCGATATTTCAGTCCTTTAATCTGAAAAACTaccaaagaaagcaaaggTCTGCCCAGGAGAGGACGCCTGATGAGCCTAATGCGCCAGCTTCATTCAAGATGTTCACGCATCGGACTTCTCATGAGGCACCGGAGGACATAGTCGTCAATGAGCCGAAAgatgcttcttctcgatcGACGGAGAAGGCGGTAGATCAAGGAAGGACCAGGAGCTATGCTGGGGAAGCAGAGTTTACTGGCAATTCGAATGAAGATAGTAGAAAAAAggaagagagagaagaaggagaagaagaactggagGTTGAAAACCTGCGATGGAAAATGCATAAGGCGGATACGTCTTATACCTCAGACGGGGCACCAGACTCCCCTTTCAGTGATAATCAGCATCGACATTATGCCAGAAAGAAACACGAGGCAACGTTACGTGGTCGGCGCTCTGCATCACCTGTCAAATCAATTCCAACTACAGACACTCCCGGTATGTCAGAGAGCTGGAGTGGTCTCAAAAATATTCTAAACAATTTTCCGTCAAAGGAAGCAAACATTCAGCACAACAACCAAAAACatgcaaaagaagaaaaggagCTCCTGACTTCCTTGCGAAGTAGCTCTCTAAAGGCGCGAAAAGGCTATGGAGGAAACATCGGATTAGAAGATCTGAGCAGCTCTTTACCGCCGAATGacgacttcttcgatatGCATCAGGTAAGTGACATTTTAGATGATGTACATACAGTCaagagaacaaagagagcttctttcGCGACTGAGAGTTCAGATATTGAAATGAAATCACCTCCCAAAAGCCAAATATCTCGATTGCAGGTCAAAAATTCAGCATATTCGTCACACACTTCCAGAACCCTGCACATGCCAGTAAATGAGCCATTACCAAAGATTTATAAGAAAGATATCATAGCCATGGACCAGTACAAAATAAACTCTCAGGTCGCCCAATTGGAGCTGCCCCAAATGCCCATCTTCCAATGCAACCTACTGGACAGTAACGAAGTGGAGCATTGCAAGCGATCGGTAATCGAATTCAATGCCAGATGCAATGCTTTAAAACAAAACTTACTTGCCATTATGCATGACCGCCTGAACGCAGACCAGGCGCTTGATGAAAGGCTTGTCAAGATCGAAAACGCCGCAAATTGGGTCTCGTGCAAGGATTTCGATTTCGAAGTCGTCAACAAGCTAAGCGAACTACAAAACCGTCAGCGGATCGTAGCCCAGAGTTTTCTGAGTTTATTGAAATCTCTCTACGCTACAGGCCATTAA